A window of the Janthinobacterium agaricidamnosum NBRC 102515 = DSM 9628 genome harbors these coding sequences:
- a CDS encoding MBL fold metallo-hydrolase, translated as MSQPIPLFPPKPQPARRRSRRSLLWAAPALLCAAGVLAALALNGCAAIGATPDGARLAELRQSPQWHGDHFDNPQPIWANLRGALTRLVFGPSPAGQTPDAPLPVVHDTAASFAQAPASGLRVTWFGHSYALLEIDGDKVLIDPFDSQRASPFGWIGPQRWYPSPVALKDLPKIDAVVISHDHYDHLDQASIVAMKEWSNIFVVPLGVGAHLLRWGIPPDRIVELDWWQSAHVGGLEIVATPSRHASGRTSPGSNQTLWAGYAIIGARHRAWYSGDTGFHNELGKIGERLGPFDVTLIEAGQYDANWPDTHLGPEQAVEAHRLVRGKYLIPVHWALLKLAKHAWTEPAERVLAAADCRGVPVLLPRPGESVEPSDSASMTPWWPRIAWQSAAAQPVLATAHGAPSERVELAPCTRQSSAQL; from the coding sequence TTGAGCCAGCCGATACCTCTCTTTCCCCCCAAGCCGCAGCCGGCACGGCGGCGCTCCCGGCGCTCCCTGCTCTGGGCCGCGCCCGCCTTGTTATGCGCGGCCGGTGTGCTGGCGGCGCTGGCGCTGAATGGCTGCGCCGCCATCGGCGCGACGCCGGACGGCGCGCGGCTGGCCGAACTGCGCCAGTCGCCGCAATGGCATGGCGACCACTTCGACAATCCGCAACCGATCTGGGCCAATCTGCGCGGCGCGCTGACACGACTGGTGTTCGGTCCGTCGCCGGCCGGCCAGACGCCGGACGCGCCGCTGCCGGTGGTGCACGACACGGCGGCCAGCTTCGCCCAGGCGCCCGCGTCGGGATTGCGCGTCACCTGGTTCGGGCATTCCTACGCCTTGCTGGAAATCGATGGCGACAAGGTGCTGATCGACCCGTTCGACAGCCAGCGCGCGTCGCCGTTCGGCTGGATCGGCCCGCAGCGCTGGTATCCGTCGCCGGTGGCGCTGAAGGACTTGCCGAAGATCGACGCAGTCGTCATTTCGCATGACCATTACGATCACCTGGACCAGGCCAGCATCGTCGCGATGAAGGAGTGGAGCAATATCTTCGTCGTGCCGCTGGGCGTCGGCGCGCACCTGCTGCGCTGGGGCATCCCGCCAGACCGCATCGTCGAACTGGACTGGTGGCAATCGGCCCATGTTGGCGGCCTGGAAATCGTGGCGACGCCGTCGCGCCATGCGTCCGGGCGGACTTCGCCAGGCAGCAATCAAACCCTGTGGGCCGGCTACGCCATCATCGGCGCGCGGCACCGCGCCTGGTATTCCGGCGACACCGGTTTTCACAACGAGCTGGGCAAGATAGGAGAGCGCCTGGGCCCGTTCGACGTCACTCTGATCGAGGCCGGTCAATACGACGCCAACTGGCCGGATACCCATCTGGGACCGGAACAGGCGGTCGAGGCGCACCGCCTGGTGCGCGGCAAGTACCTGATCCCGGTGCACTGGGCGCTGCTGAAGCTGGCCAAGCATGCGTGGACCGAACCGGCCGAACGGGTGCTGGCCGCCGCCGATTGCCGCGGCGTGCCGGTGCTGCTGCCGCGTCCCGGCGAAAGCGTCGAACCGTCGGACAGCGCCAGCATGACGCCGTGGTGGCCGCGCATCGCATGGCAGAGCGCCGCCGCCCAGCCGGTACTGGCCACCGCGCACGGGGCGCCGTCCGAACGGGTCGAACTGGCGCCCTGCACCCGGCAAAGCAGCGCCCAGCTTTAA
- a CDS encoding patatin-like phospholipase family protein has protein sequence MKVVNTPYPSALPKIGLVLGGGAPNSTLIAGALAAFVDQQIEFDVISASGAGVLMGLLYTAPKDGAPRQALQRWADTGVADSIYKMLPINYKIFQKPGTQADVFRGMFPFSSVPGVWADWTQLMMSSLSPSDLSMNSLGLCAHLPQLEQSVDFSAVPSMRPAFYINAYNLTQQRMQIWGKHEIKAVHVRAALSFPFLYAPTEIGGDDYIEGAALDTLNFDPFIEGKGEHADTDTLVILDILGDERLLRKPRNLYDAWVRSIITPLVKIAKTEQRLFELEHNTDAATGRAKRRILKLDLMGGIPEEHWPDTLDWSTSNMQLLFDVGYQAGVRLCHEHGDVLRRIVAQAPLAA, from the coding sequence ATGAAAGTAGTGAATACGCCATACCCTTCCGCGTTGCCCAAGATCGGTTTAGTACTGGGCGGCGGCGCGCCGAATTCGACCTTGATCGCTGGCGCGCTGGCCGCTTTTGTCGACCAGCAAATCGAGTTCGACGTGATTTCCGCGTCCGGCGCCGGCGTCTTGATGGGCCTGCTTTATACCGCACCGAAGGATGGCGCGCCGCGCCAGGCCTTGCAGCGCTGGGCCGATACCGGCGTGGCCGACAGCATTTACAAGATGCTCCCGATCAATTACAAGATATTCCAGAAGCCGGGCACGCAGGCCGATGTCTTCCGCGGCATGTTCCCGTTTTCCAGCGTGCCGGGGGTCTGGGCGGACTGGACCCAGTTGATGATGTCCTCGCTATCGCCGTCGGACCTGTCGATGAACAGCCTGGGCCTGTGCGCGCACCTGCCGCAGCTGGAACAGTCGGTCGACTTTTCCGCCGTGCCATCGATGCGGCCGGCGTTTTACATCAACGCCTATAACCTGACGCAGCAGCGCATGCAGATCTGGGGCAAGCACGAGATCAAGGCCGTGCACGTGCGGGCGGCGCTGTCGTTCCCCTTCCTGTATGCGCCGACCGAGATCGGCGGCGACGACTACATCGAAGGCGCGGCGCTCGATACGCTCAATTTCGATCCCTTTATCGAAGGCAAGGGTGAGCATGCCGATACCGACACCCTGGTGATCCTCGACATCCTCGGCGACGAGCGGCTGCTGCGCAAGCCGCGCAACCTGTACGACGCGTGGGTGCGCTCGATCATCACGCCGCTGGTGAAGATCGCCAAGACCGAGCAGCGGCTGTTCGAACTGGAGCACAACACCGATGCGGCCACCGGACGCGCCAAGCGGCGCATCCTGAAGCTGGACTTGATGGGCGGCATCCCCGAGGAGCACTGGCCCGACACGCTGGACTGGTCGACGTCGAACATGCAATTGCTGTTCGATGTGGGTTACCAGGCCGGCGTACGGCTTTGCCACGAGCATGGCGATGTGCTGCGGCGCATTGTCGCGCAAGCCCCGCTGGCTGCGTGA
- a CDS encoding methyl-accepting chemotaxis protein, with translation MKITKQLILTLSIALLALICLGAGGAWQLQRAQQRFDTVQSRIIPSIQGLNEAKAALTDSRLAGYRLSVFSNLEDKTALNKSLADANQAFDSIVEKYRAERIYDETDRKMLDADKAAMDVYRQALAPFFTAAYAGDMDGVRATLLAGTPLALAAAAAKKSMDDHLAYNNKLIDDVKQESLDAYDTALYGMLAVLAGVLLLTGAMALHIYRVISGGLGNIQHTLERVGESLDLSAPMPVARMDEVGLTATAFNKLLARIVEVIATVRMSADTVSVAARQITAGNADLSVRTEQQASSLEETAASLEQLTAAVRQNTEHAQQANGLALSASAVAVKGGAVVAQVVDTMGSINESAKKIADIIGVIDGIAFQTNILALNAAVEAARAGEQGRGFAVVATEVRNLAQRSAAAAKEIKSLIGDSVDKVAAGSVLVDQAGATMEEIVSSIKRVTDIMGEISSASHEQSAGIEQVNQAIAQMDQVTQQNAALVEEAAAAAEALQERATSLVGVVAVFTLRDDHAGALLRPVETTLLPAPAHQQLPYRRAA, from the coding sequence ATGAAAATTACCAAGCAACTGATCCTGACCCTCTCCATCGCCCTGCTCGCCCTGATTTGCCTGGGCGCCGGCGGCGCGTGGCAACTGCAACGCGCCCAGCAGCGTTTCGACACGGTGCAGAGCCGTATCATTCCCAGCATCCAGGGCTTGAATGAAGCCAAGGCCGCGCTGACCGACAGCCGGCTGGCCGGCTACCGCCTGTCGGTGTTCTCGAATCTGGAAGACAAGACGGCGCTGAATAAATCGCTGGCCGACGCCAACCAGGCGTTCGACTCGATCGTCGAAAAATATCGCGCGGAACGCATCTATGACGAGACCGACCGCAAGATGCTGGACGCCGACAAGGCCGCGATGGATGTTTACCGGCAAGCGCTGGCGCCGTTCTTTACCGCCGCGTATGCGGGCGACATGGATGGCGTGCGCGCCACCTTGCTGGCAGGTACGCCGCTGGCGCTGGCCGCCGCCGCCGCCAAGAAAAGCATGGATGACCACCTGGCCTATAACAACAAGCTGATCGACGACGTCAAGCAGGAAAGCCTGGACGCCTACGACACCGCGCTGTACGGCATGCTGGCGGTGCTGGCCGGCGTGCTGCTGCTGACGGGCGCGATGGCGCTGCATATCTACCGCGTCATCAGCGGCGGACTGGGCAATATTCAGCACACGCTGGAGCGGGTCGGCGAATCGCTCGACCTGTCGGCGCCGATGCCGGTCGCGCGGATGGATGAAGTGGGCCTGACGGCGACCGCGTTCAACAAGTTATTGGCGCGCATCGTCGAAGTGATCGCCACCGTGCGCATGTCGGCCGATACGGTCAGCGTCGCCGCGCGGCAAATTACGGCCGGCAATGCCGACTTGTCTGTGCGTACCGAACAGCAAGCGTCGTCGCTGGAAGAAACCGCCGCCAGCCTGGAACAGCTGACCGCCGCCGTCAGGCAGAATACCGAGCATGCGCAGCAAGCCAACGGCCTGGCGCTGTCGGCGTCGGCGGTAGCCGTCAAGGGCGGCGCGGTGGTGGCGCAAGTGGTCGACACGATGGGATCGATCAATGAATCGGCCAAGAAAATTGCCGACATCATCGGCGTGATCGACGGGATTGCGTTCCAGACCAATATCCTGGCCTTGAACGCGGCGGTCGAAGCGGCCCGCGCCGGCGAGCAGGGACGCGGCTTTGCCGTGGTCGCCACCGAAGTGCGCAACCTGGCGCAGCGCAGCGCGGCGGCGGCCAAGGAAATCAAGTCGCTGATCGGCGATTCGGTCGATAAAGTCGCGGCCGGCAGCGTGCTGGTCGACCAGGCCGGCGCCACGATGGAAGAGATCGTTTCCAGCATCAAGCGCGTGACCGACATCATGGGCGAAATTTCTTCCGCCAGCCACGAGCAAAGCGCCGGCATCGAGCAAGTCAACCAGGCGATTGCCCAGATGGACCAGGTGACCCAGCAAAACGCCGCGCTGGTCGAGGAAGCGGCCGCCGCGGCGGAAGCGCTGCAAGAGCGGGCCACCAGCCTGGTCGGCGTGGTGGCGGTATTTACGTTGCGCGACGATCACGCGGGCGCGCTGCTGCGGCCGGTCGAGACCACGCTGCTGCCGGCCCCGGCCCATCAACAACTGCCATACCGCCGCGCAGCATAA
- a CDS encoding organic hydroperoxide resistance protein, with product MTSSAKVLYTGKTHTTGGRDGASHSSDSRLAVKLSSPGTAGEGTNPEQLFAAGWSACFIGAMGLAARALHIALPQDVAVDAEVDLVTADGAYFLQARLNVSLPGIAPDTARALTDAAHQTCPYSKATRGNIDVVINLV from the coding sequence ATGACTTCCAGCGCAAAAGTACTGTACACAGGTAAAACCCATACCACCGGCGGCCGCGACGGCGCCTCGCACAGCTCGGACAGCCGGCTGGCCGTCAAGCTGTCGTCGCCAGGCACGGCCGGCGAGGGCACCAATCCGGAGCAGTTGTTCGCCGCTGGCTGGTCGGCCTGCTTTATCGGTGCGATGGGATTGGCGGCGCGCGCGCTGCATATCGCGCTGCCGCAAGATGTGGCGGTCGACGCCGAAGTCGACCTGGTCACGGCGGACGGCGCCTACTTCCTGCAAGCGCGCCTGAATGTCAGCCTGCCGGGCATCGCGCCGGACACCGCGCGCGCGCTGACCGACGCGGCGCACCAGACTTGCCCGTATTCGAAAGCGACGCGCGGCAATATCGACGTCGTCATTAATCTGGTGTAA